In a single window of the Candidatus Neomarinimicrobiota bacterium genome:
- a CDS encoding PLP-dependent transferase, which yields MSRQLDGRFATRAIHVGQQPDPTTGSVVPPIHQTTTFAQEDIGVHTGFVYSRAQNPTRSNLEQNIASLEGGSYGIAFASGMSAISCLVAHFGAGDHFVVGDSVYGGTYRALSQVFNRSDIKCDWVDTRSIDTIAAAITPATKAILIESPTNPMITLTDIEKSAQLARDRGLLCVVDNTFMSPYCQRPMELGAHVVVQSVTKYLAGHSDVLLGALITSDDELAEDFYFIQKSLGAVPSPMDCWLTSRSLKTLALRMERHCHNALELARYLEGQPGVERVYYPGLSSHPQHELAVQQQRTPEGEPIFGGMISLEVGSLDRARAFIAALEVFILAESLGGVESLVEHPAIMTHAAVPRERREAIGLTDGLVRLSVGIEDLVDLKADVAAALEALS from the coding sequence ATGTCACGGCAGCTAGACGGACGCTTCGCCACCCGGGCCATTCACGTGGGGCAGCAACCTGACCCTACCACGGGGTCGGTCGTGCCGCCCATCCATCAGACCACCACATTTGCCCAGGAAGACATTGGTGTGCACACCGGTTTTGTGTACAGCCGGGCCCAAAATCCCACGCGCAGCAATTTGGAGCAGAATATCGCTTCCCTGGAAGGGGGCAGCTACGGCATCGCATTTGCCTCGGGTATGTCGGCCATCTCCTGTCTGGTGGCCCACTTCGGGGCCGGCGATCATTTCGTGGTGGGCGATAGCGTCTATGGCGGCACTTACCGGGCCCTCAGCCAGGTGTTCAACCGCAGTGATATCAAGTGCGACTGGGTGGATACCCGCTCCATCGACACCATTGCGGCGGCCATTACCCCGGCCACCAAAGCCATCCTCATTGAATCGCCCACCAACCCCATGATCACCCTTACTGACATCGAAAAATCTGCCCAGCTGGCACGGGACCGGGGGCTGCTCTGCGTGGTGGACAACACCTTTATGAGCCCATATTGCCAGCGGCCAATGGAGCTGGGGGCGCACGTGGTGGTCCAGAGCGTCACCAAGTATCTGGCCGGCCACAGCGACGTACTCCTGGGCGCCCTGATTACCAGCGACGATGAGCTCGCAGAAGATTTTTATTTCATACAGAAGTCCCTCGGAGCAGTACCCTCGCCCATGGACTGCTGGCTCACCTCACGTTCACTGAAAACCCTGGCCCTGCGCATGGAGCGACACTGCCACAACGCCCTGGAGCTGGCCCGCTACCTGGAGGGTCAGCCCGGTGTGGAACGGGTCTATTACCCTGGATTGTCCAGCCACCCCCAGCACGAATTGGCGGTCCAACAGCAACGTACGCCCGAGGGTGAACCCATATTTGGGGGCATGATCAGCTTGGAAGTGGGCTCGCTGGACCGCGCCCGGGCATTCATCGCCGCTTTGGAAGTCTTCATCCTGGCCGAGAGCCTGGGTGGGGTGGAGAGCCTGGTGGAGCACCCGGCCATCATGACCCATGCAGCTGTGCCCCGCGAGCGGCGCGAGGCTATTGGCCTCACTGATGGCCTCGTCCGGTTGTCTGTGGGGATTGAGGACCTGGTCGATCTGAAGGCCGATGTGGCAGCGGCTCTGGAGGCCCTGTCGTAG